Proteins encoded within one genomic window of Anastrepha ludens isolate Willacy chromosome 4, idAnaLude1.1, whole genome shotgun sequence:
- the LOC128860902 gene encoding WW domain-binding protein 2 isoform X2 gives MSVNTAHASNGVLIHAGEYILLHSDGVTMDFSGQDDQVFKGSKQGRIYLTSHRLIFNNKKPADQLQSFSAPFIALSDVELEQPVFGANYIKGKVRAQPNGNFIGEVKFKLHFKSGGAIEYGQALLRAASTAQSNYHRGGAYNDDPPPYTPSGAWHEAPPPAYQPPPGYYGWLPTHEAFSGPAPNTVFISDNPPPYPGIGGPPVYAPQQYPQPGYNSQQPQPGYNPQQPQTGYNPQQPQGAPQPQYGNADAPAWNGFSAPPTDQPQHQPPPGNQPPPYGAAGYGQQGGYQPGAPGGYNPGYNPAYNPGYQQGGYPPAGGAPGGAAAGAMGFSMPPANSKEAEAMASAQNTPYNQYSNNTTSDLPPAYDALPPTYDSANKKHQ, from the exons ATGTCTGTTAATACAGCACACGCCAGTAATGGTGTCTTAATTCATGCTGGAGAATA CATTTTGCTTCATAGCGATGGCGTTACTATGGATTTTTCCGGTCAGGACGACCAAGTATTTAAGGGCTCCAAGCAAGGACGTATTTACTTGACCTCACATCGCCTAATCTTCAACAATAAAAAGCCGGCGGATCAATTACAATCGTTTAGCGCACCCTTTATTGCATTGTCCGAT GTGGAATTGGAGCAACCTGTCTTTGGTGCTAACTACATCAAGGGCAAGGTACGCGCTCAACCCAATGGCAATTTCATTGGTGAAGTCAAGTTTAAACTGCACTTTAAATCTGGTGGAGCTATTGAATACGGACAGGCTTTGCTGCGTGCAGCCAGCACAGCACAAAGCAATTACCATCGCGGTGGCGCCTACAACGATGACCCACCACCCTACACACCATCGGGTGCTTGGCATGAAGCACCACCACCAgcctaccaaccgccaccaggCTATTACGGTTGGCTGCCGACACATGAGGCGTTTAGTGGTCCGGCACCAAATACGGTGTTCATAAGCGATAATCCACCACCATATCCTGGCATTGGTGGGC caCCAGTTTACGCACCGCAGCAGTATCCGCAACCCGGCTACAATTCACAACAACCGCAGCCTGGTTATAATCCGCAGCAGCCACAAACCGGTTATAATCCACAACAGCCCCAAGGTGCCCCACAGCCTCAATATGGCAATGCTGATGCGCCCGCTTGGAATGGCTTTTCAGCTCCACCAACTGATCAGCCGCAACATCAGCCGCCACCTGGTAATCAACCTCCACCTTACGGCGCTGCAGGCTATGGTCAACAAGGCGGTTATCAGCCGGGCGCTCCTGGTGGCTACAATCCAGGGTATAACCCGGCCTACAACCCTGGCTATCAGCAAGGCGGTTATCCACCAGCAG GTGGCGCACCGGGTGGAGCTGCAGCCGGCGCAATGGGCTTCAGCATGCCACCTGCAA ATTCGAAAGAAGCCGAGGCAATGGCTAGCGCTCAAAACACTCCTTACAACCAATATTCCAACAATACAACTAGTGACTTGCCACCAGCCTACGAT GCTCTACCACCTACTTATGATAGCGCCAATAAGAAGCATCAATAA
- the LOC128860902 gene encoding WW domain-binding protein 2 isoform X1 has translation MSVNTAHASNGVLIHAGEYILLHSDGVTMDFSGQDDQVFKGSKQGRIYLTSHRLIFNNKKPADQLQSFSAPFIALSDVELEQPVFGANYIKGKVRAQPNGNFIGEVKFKLHFKSGGAIEYGQALLRAASTAQSNYHRGGAYNDDPPPYTPSGAWHEAPPPAYQPPPGYYGWLPTHEAFSGPAPNTVFISDNPPPYPGIGGPPVYAPQQYPQPGYNSQQPQPGYNPQQPQTGYNPQQPQGAPQPQYGNADAPAWNGFSAPPTDQPQHQPPPGNQPPPYGAAGYGQQGGYQPGAPGGYNPGYNPAYNPGYQQGGYPPAGGYPPTGGYPPPGGAPGGAAAGAMGFSMPPANSKEAEAMASAQNTPYNQYSNNTTSDLPPAYDALPPTYDSANKKHQ, from the exons ATGTCTGTTAATACAGCACACGCCAGTAATGGTGTCTTAATTCATGCTGGAGAATA CATTTTGCTTCATAGCGATGGCGTTACTATGGATTTTTCCGGTCAGGACGACCAAGTATTTAAGGGCTCCAAGCAAGGACGTATTTACTTGACCTCACATCGCCTAATCTTCAACAATAAAAAGCCGGCGGATCAATTACAATCGTTTAGCGCACCCTTTATTGCATTGTCCGAT GTGGAATTGGAGCAACCTGTCTTTGGTGCTAACTACATCAAGGGCAAGGTACGCGCTCAACCCAATGGCAATTTCATTGGTGAAGTCAAGTTTAAACTGCACTTTAAATCTGGTGGAGCTATTGAATACGGACAGGCTTTGCTGCGTGCAGCCAGCACAGCACAAAGCAATTACCATCGCGGTGGCGCCTACAACGATGACCCACCACCCTACACACCATCGGGTGCTTGGCATGAAGCACCACCACCAgcctaccaaccgccaccaggCTATTACGGTTGGCTGCCGACACATGAGGCGTTTAGTGGTCCGGCACCAAATACGGTGTTCATAAGCGATAATCCACCACCATATCCTGGCATTGGTGGGC caCCAGTTTACGCACCGCAGCAGTATCCGCAACCCGGCTACAATTCACAACAACCGCAGCCTGGTTATAATCCGCAGCAGCCACAAACCGGTTATAATCCACAACAGCCCCAAGGTGCCCCACAGCCTCAATATGGCAATGCTGATGCGCCCGCTTGGAATGGCTTTTCAGCTCCACCAACTGATCAGCCGCAACATCAGCCGCCACCTGGTAATCAACCTCCACCTTACGGCGCTGCAGGCTATGGTCAACAAGGCGGTTATCAGCCGGGCGCTCCTGGTGGCTACAATCCAGGGTATAACCCGGCCTACAACCCTGGCTATCAGCAAGGCGGTTATCCACCAGCAGGTGGCTACCCACCAACAGGCGGTTATCCACCACCAGGTGGCGCACCGGGTGGAGCTGCAGCCGGCGCAATGGGCTTCAGCATGCCACCTGCAA ATTCGAAAGAAGCCGAGGCAATGGCTAGCGCTCAAAACACTCCTTACAACCAATATTCCAACAATACAACTAGTGACTTGCCACCAGCCTACGAT GCTCTACCACCTACTTATGATAGCGCCAATAAGAAGCATCAATAA